TACAGGTTTGGTTGTAATCAGGGTTAAACTTGGCATAAACTTCTTTATTAAATACTGTCTAAAAATAATGCattaaacagagagagagagggagagagagagggggagagagagagagagagaaagaaaaaagaatataAGGAAGAAAAATCAATTTCTAAACATTGCTAATCAGCCAGATCATTATATATTGCTAATAGTCTAtttatgaattattatttttttaatacactttTCCTGTTACATTGTTTATTGCTGTCTGGCGGTTTTTAATGCACATTAATGTATCAATTATATTAAAAacatgtatctatctatccatatatctatctatctattatcaaaTGGCATGCTTTAAGTTGCTTTTGTGTAACGTTTTCAGCTTTTTTGCCCTTTGAAAATAATATTTACTCAACGTTGCTGTTCAAACAATTGCGATTCTGTGAGACAGCCCTGCTTAAGGTGAAGACTGTCAAGGCTTAACAAATCGCAGCTCCCCCAGTTCACTGCCAGGTTAAGTAAATGCAGAAAAGATAAATCTGCAAACCCTACAACTCACCAGCAGAGCTCGCTTTAGACCAAGTTCATCGACAACACAGTTGCCTatgcaagctttttttttatttttttttattattattattttaacaaaaGTACTGCCTTTTACCATGCAAGTATATTAAAGTAAATGAAATGCAGGAATAATCAGCTAAGATTGGTTTACCATTTGAATGTTTATGCCTGGGCTCAGTTTACAGATTTCATGTTAATTAGGGGAAGCAGATACATCCAAGAAGGttattgttccttttttttaatattttttttgtttaaaagtcCTTGTTCATAGGCAGCttgtgaatgtctgtgtatgcTTGATGGTAATTTTGTAACAGTGTAAAGATAGATTTTTCAGGGTTGGAGATCTGTGTTTGATCAAACAGATAGAGTGgtaaacaggtaaaaaaaaatctctttaaacTGAAGGGTTTTGTATGTTCATGGATTCAATGGTACAACTGCAAGTCAAaaagttaaaggtcaaaagtttaCACTTTGCGCTAGTCTAAGTCATCTATTCAGCCTAAGTTTGATGTCAATGTTATAGTGGAGATCTTGGTCATCAGTACAATAGATAAAACGTGCTTTAGGTACACTGGCAACCAGGATTGTACTCCTGGTGAACTCCAGCGGTTGTGTGACCTTAATTACAAATGCAAGGCTAGAAAAATGAGTCTTTTCAATAGCTTCAATCGTATTTCAACATGAGCTATCAGCTACATGGCTTGAATGAAATTGTTCTATTTGTAGAAGGTAGACATAAAACTTGTTTTCTAAAATAAGAGATCACAGGCTTTCCAGCAATATGGCCCCATTTTCGTTTGCAGATGGAATGAGATTGATCAATATGagcaagtttattttttatttaactctatatagtgcaatataatttttttttttaaataaataaatttgatttCCAAATCGAACATCAATCTGAGTCAGGAATGGAGTTTCTgggaatattaatataatattcaaTTTCAAACATGCCATGAATTATGATAAaattatgtattgaggtttatttgctaaaacaaataaaacatattcATATTTAGAGATCATAGATTTACGTTTCACCAAACAGAATTTTATTtgcaaatattgttttttctcCAAATGTAAGATATAAACCAGCCTATGAGTTAAGGAAAGAGAAGAGATGGTCAATATCACCTTTATTAAGACACAACATATATGTTCTAAAAGGAAAGTCATGTAAAAATCATATTCACGAAATGTATAGAATAAAAATCTATTGTCCCAAGAAAAAAGGATATTTTCAACTGatataaacattacattttaaaagCAATTCTAAATCgatcatttatattttttgttgtatatGTAACGTAAAAATGTTAGAGTACTTTGTGTattttgttgtggttttttttttttgtttgttttgaagaTAAATTACTTGTTTTATTCCCTGGCCTCCGCAGATGTCCATTAATCACGAAATAAATGCTTCCAGATTTTCTATAATGAAGGGAATTCGAGGCATTTTTGAGTAGCCTGGATGGTGAATTTTAATGAAAAGCCCTTATACCGTGTTTAATATTGCAATAGTGTAACAAACTAAACACTTACAGGGTCTGGTCCATGCCCCCCTACCAGCTATCTTCCTCAATGAGGTCACTTGGGCATACATGGGCTTCCAATCACCAAGAGTGATACATTTCATAACCTCTCTAATGTGtactttttatattgtttattcttAATTTTCTGTCAGGAGAGGTGACATGGTAGAAACACCCTGCTGTCTTAAAAACACTTGGTGGACCTTTCAGAAAAAAGTTAAGTCCAAGGCTGAGGTGAACTTCAGGTCATCGAGTCTAACTAATATGAAAATGTCGCCTGGTGAACTGCAATCCTCCTTACTTAACAAAGACTGTCAATGGGGAAGATTAATACGAAATAAAAATGCACACGGTGTCACTTCTCGGTCACTTGAACGAGCTGTGGGCTCCTTGATGCAAGAAATGTGCACGATGTATGTAGAAAACCGAAATAACAGAACGAAAAATATACAGAAATCTAGAATATTTTAAACGATTGACAAACACCAGCGATCAGAACCATCGATAGTATTTCATTGTAAGCACaggcattgtttttttttcagttttagtttactttgtatttattattattatttttttgcagataAAAATCAAATGTCTAACAAAGGCGGACATGCACGAGAAGTCTGGATTTGGGGATATTCCTGGCATATAGGTAAGATCTTTGTTTAAAttcacttttctttttgttgcaatAATTTCAGAGGGTAGAGAAACACAGATGCCGCAATaaactaaaaatgtaaatgttaacaataaaacaacagttaaaatataaattatgtgttttttgttttgttttttaattaaaggggATCTGGTTTCTGTAAAAATCAAGATATCAATGTTTTCTGAAGGTCTGATCTCGTTGTTTAATACAATCTGAGATAACAACAAATCTTGCAGTGCAATGTTTAGATGTTGGTCTGCAAGATACATTTTTGTCGAAGCAAGATAAACCGCACAAAGGCCTTCTGAAACTGTATTTTGTAATAAGGAGTTAACACCCCACAAGAAAGGCAGGATCACCCCAGTTTTGTGAAATCGTGACCTCTGTGTGTTTTTAAGGCAGCAATAAAACGAGAACCATCACTGTGaaggtgtaaaaaaataaaaagaaataaagaattaagcacaaatggttaaaaaaaacacaatttttgcaATAGAACGTTGGAGTAAACAGGCATTTATTTATGATGTGAATTTTGTGTTTATACAAACATattaaaaggaaatatatatcgTATAGGAGTAACCAGAGTTTTGCTTTGCAGAGTATACTGCCCTGTGTGGCCATCTAGGGTTCTTTATAATCCCCCACAGTTATTTTACTGTTTGATGGTTTTATTGCCCcaaataatccaatttctaacCTCAGTCCTCAcagtctcacacactctctcttctTGTTAAccttaataatattttatttaatacagcTGCAAATGCCATTTCTAAATGGTTCAGCGTGTTAAAGTCTCCCAGAAAACACGTGCTCTTCACAGAAAGAGATTTTATGCAAAATTTAAGGTTATTAACACCCAAACTTCGCTGTCTCTTTAAATCTATTCATTAGTACAttcagttatttatttaaaaaacaaaatatatatttacttatatttTGTCTCAGTTATTTCATCAACATCGAAGAACAGCAGATAGCACAAATAATtgatttttaataaaatactgtCTTCACAGTAGAATGTAAAttaatattacttaaatataatGCACCATCTGTGGCATCTATGCTTCACATAGCAAGATCAATATCcattctctatctatctatctatctatctatctatctatctatctatctctctctctctctctctctctctctctctctctctttatctatctatctatctatctatctgtcatataaattaatgtaaataatataCCTCATAAATTATTACACACCGAAATCCAGGGTTTTCCTTAACACAAAAGTGGCCTGTAGTGGCTTTACCATAATGATACAGAGTAATCGTTTGCATGTCTTTTCACTGTCTATAAATAGTTTACATACATGCTCTGAACACTGGAATGTTCTAAATATACTCTGCCTTCCCATTTCACAAAGCAGTTTATTTAAAAGATTTTTGTATTCTTGCTAAACGAGTCTATAAGTTCAGCTGTCAGAAAACTGCTCATAGTTTGCCTGTCTTCTTAAATCCCccgaaataaaatgttatatttattttatgtgtaaATACATACTTGTGCAAATGTAgaggttttgtgtgtgtgtacttttTATCCACCCTACAGCTAATCATGAGTGCCTTGCTTTAAAAGCCAAGGTTATATGACTATAATACCAAAGCAAAAGTAAGTAGCCCTTGCATTTTAAGATAACCCCAAAACGCATATGtgcacaattatttttggttgtcTCTTGCAGCATATGGGATGTCTCAAACTGATTTTGCTTTCATCTGAACATGTAATCCTCCTAGCATGAAAAAGGAAGATAACTAATTCATGCATTGTGGAATTTATTGCAGGGTTACACAAGCCTCCCTTACTTTGGAGAGTGCTAACTCACAGGCCGTTTGTTGCTGTCAAAAAAATTAGcattcatgaaaaaaacaacttctCGGGTACCTGATCCCCTTGTTACCAGACTGATGAAGATAGTAAAAGTAATATTTACTCAGTTAAGGTAAAGTACTATTCATTTGACCAAGTAATGTGCTGTAGAGACTGGGTGacatattttgaaatatttagcTCGCAGGGTACAGATCTAAGCTCTGCCCTTCAATCCATTGTGCAAATTTAAACTTCAGACATGACATATTAGCTGCACTGATATTGCCAAACACATCGATTGTGCTTTTGCCATTGTCTACAAAAGAAACAATCAAATAAACAAATGTTACATTTTATTGGGTGTGCTTCTACAAAGTATGCCACAGGCAACACTTTCCCTTATTCAAGGTGAATGACCTCAGCAATATTTATCAAAACATAACCTGTGGAGCTTGGTTTTCAAACGCCTTGTATTTGTATAAGACTTGATTAtggattttctttaaaaaaaaaaaaaaaaaaaaaaacagcaacaaaaaGAAATCTCAGGTACAGACAAATGTTCCAGAGGATTCCTGTTACATAGAAAGACTTGAAGATCTAGTGACTTTCTCTCCCAACCACCTAATGACTACACATAACAGCCATAAAGCATTACTGTATTTGTCctttgctccccctcccccacaacGCTTTTGGCTTCTGGTATCTTACTTTGAGAAGACAGAATGTGTTATCAGCCCAAGCACGAAACTGTTCTCTAGGATTCCATTATAGAATCATTAAGGATCCACTCCTTGTCTAATAGGGACCCCTCCCTCCCCAgttcatgtatgcatgtatgggtTGCCTGACTAGTGGATTAGATTTCTATATGACTGATGGCTTAGTTCATGTTTGCTTCTCTGCCTATAGCTGTTATGATCATTGTGATTGCTACTTTATATTAGCATTTATGTTATTGACCCATAGCTATGTTttcccttattatatatatattaatgtgtttttttgtgtgtgtgtgtgtatccccccccccccccccccccccttgaaccTCTGGCTGTAATTTAATAGTGAGGATGATCCAGAGGCTCCAGTTAAGTATATGAGGATCTGGCTGCCACAGCATTTATCATCCTTGTGTTTCCTTATCCGGGGTCCAGGGGAGCGCTGTGATTGGCCCGCTGGGTCACGTGCCCTGCTAACTTTGCACACTTGACAGGCAGTAGGAGGGTTCTGAGCAGAACAGAAAAACGACAACGCgagaaaaattagtatttttttgttgCCCTTCCACAAATTAATGGCCATGAGTTCGTTTTTGATAAACTCCAACTACATCGAGCCCAAATTCCCACCCTGCGAAGAGTATGCCCAAAACAACTACTTGCACAGCCAGTCTCCCGAGTACTACGAgcggccgagggagcccggctatGAGGCTCCTCCCGAAGCTCTGTACCAGGGTCCGGGTACCTACCCTGAGACCAGCTATGGATACaaccacatcacccccagccacgaGCCCGGCTCCCTCCCGGATGGAATCACAGCCAAGACACATGGACAGCCAccagcaccaccaccaccagcAGCCTCAGCACTCCTCCAGAGCCACGTCCTCAGGCAGCCACCCCAGCACTGTGAGGCTATGGCTGTGCCTGGTGGTGACCCCATCCACACTGACAAAACTGCTCCAGGGCTCAAGTGCAAAGAGCCAGTGGTTTACCCTTGGATGAAGAAGATCCATGTGAACACAGGTGAGATAGCACCACTaccgccaccaccaccaccaccaccaccagttTCACCATACACCATGCcataggggagggggggcgggggtGAGGTGGGTTGTGAGTTGGCCATGGGAGCAGAGAGCCACACTTTAATAGCAAAGTGTCTTTAAACTAGTAGATTTATTAGAGTCAATCTGCTTAGAAAGTAATTACAGATCACATAAATGTAATTGCCCTACCAATGACACTGGGCCATGTGCCTTTGATGTTTTCAGTATCCCCCAAGCCCCATCAACATATTTTATGGCTTTCTGTTGTTTTCCTTTTGTCAGAAGCATGTGAATCACTTTCATTTCAGACTGTATGTAGCTCAACTGAACAAAGGTGTCCAGTCATTAACGAATGATTATCttctattttgtttctttttttcttttctttttttttttttttggttagttTCTACAAATTACACTGGAGGGGAGCCCAAAAGGTCTCGGACTGCATACACCAGACAGCAAGTATTAGAATTGGAAAAGGAGTTTCACTTTAACCGTTACCTTACCAGACGAAGGCGTATTGAAATAGCACATACATTGTGTCTCTCTGAGCGTCAAGTCAAAATATGGTTTCAAAACAGAAGGATGAAATGGAAGAAAGATCACAAATTGCCCAATACCAAGATGCGTTCTGCAAACCCACCATCTTCCAGTCAGCTGACCAAAGTACAGGGTCTTCAGCACACAGATGGGCCAACTGACCCTTTATTATAATCCTTGATTGTATTATTCCTATTGCTGGTAATCATTTGGACCAAATGACTGTGGAGGGGGGAAAAATCTCCTTGCTAGAGTTGGATAGACACCAGGACAAATGTTCACTTAATTAAGGAATTCAACTGAGacttgcaatgttttttttttttttttttttttattgttgtgctATTTAAGTCATTGTCTCCATATAATATAACTAAGgggtatatgtgtatatgaatatTGACATATTGTTGAGTGGCTACATAGGTAACGAACTATtttgtatacaaaatacaaaagaaCACAAATACGTCTATGAAATGCTATGTAAGAATTATATGGGCCATTTAAttgtattatactttttttttattattattattattttaaatagttgTGGGTATTTAAGAAACCAAactttttttatgatttatttaatGGCCTTTGGAACTGCTCACCTACGGACATTAAGATGTTGGACTTGTAAATATTGGTCAGAGTAATTGCATTTATGTTAGACACAAAATTGTTGTCTCTTGCTTAGTTGCTTATCTGAGGCCAATATGTGTTTGACATGTCTCTAGAATCTTAGCATTACGGTAGAAGGcctttgatcgtctgaaaggcgaTGACATAGTGTAGATACAGTATGCGTTATACATATTGTGGATTTTGTGCTGTATATTGTGGTGCTAACTTCTGGCAGTACCGAAGATTATTCTGTGAAAATTAAAGTTTTCAAAAACCTGCAAAAAACTGTTTTGGGAGAGTACTTAAATTGTATCTCATTTATGCATTCAAACCTCCACTGAAACACGGTGATATATTCTTTAACTTAGTAAAGATTGGGATAAAAACAAACGTTGACGATATGGTTagataaaaaactaaatattttgaaCCTTTACTCACCTTAACGTAAATTCTAAGCACCTAATATTTAGGAGGGGTAGTTGTAGGGTATTAAGTATTAACAATATTAATGTGGATGCCctttttgaaaatatatttcagaaagtatatatatatatataaaaaaataataataatatatatatatatatatatatatatatatatatatatataattatatgtttatattttcattataaatatatatataattttatacatatatatatatatatatatatatatatattaatttatttttattattattattttattattattttttatttttttatttaggcatTTGAAAATATAGTTGGTGTTCCTTTTATAAACTGATAACAGATAGGC
The nucleotide sequence above comes from Pelobates fuscus isolate aPelFus1 chromosome 4, aPelFus1.pri, whole genome shotgun sequence. Encoded proteins:
- the HOXA4 gene encoding homeobox protein Hox-A4, with translation MAMSSFLINSNYIEPKFPPCEEYAQNNYLHSQSPEYYERPREPGYEAPPEALYQGPGTYPETSYGYNHITPSHEPGSLPDGITAKTHGQPPAPPPPAASALLQSHVLRQPPQHCEAMAVPGGDPIHTDKTAPGLKCKEPVVYPWMKKIHVNTVSTNYTGGEPKRSRTAYTRQQVLELEKEFHFNRYLTRRRRIEIAHTLCLSERQVKIWFQNRRMKWKKDHKLPNTKMRSANPPSSSQLTKVQGLQHTDGPTDPLL